One genomic segment of Bos javanicus breed banteng chromosome 23, ARS-OSU_banteng_1.0, whole genome shotgun sequence includes these proteins:
- the CLIC1 gene encoding chloride intracellular channel protein 1, protein MAEEQPQVELFVKAGSDGAKIGNCPFSQRLFMVLWLKGVTFNVTTVDTKRRTETVQKLCPGGQLPFLLYGTEVHTDTNKIEEFLEAVLCPPRYPKLAALNPESNTAGLDIFAKFSAYIKNSNPALNDNLEKGLLKALKVLDNYLTSPLPDEVDETSAEDEGISQRKFLDGNELTLADCNLLPKLHIVQVVCKKYRGFSIPDVFRGVHRYLRNAYAREEFASTCPDDEEIELAYEQVAKALK, encoded by the exons ATGGCTGAAGAACAACCGCAGGTCGAATTGTTCGTGAAG GCTGGCAGTGATGGGGCCAAGATTGGAAACTGCCCCTTCTCCCAGAGACTATTCATGGTGCTCTGGCTCAAAGGAGTCACCTTCAATGTCACCACTGTTGACACCAAGAG GCGGACTGAGACGGTACAGAAGCTGTGCCCAGGAGGGCAGCTCCCTTTCCTGCTGTATGGCACTGAAGTGCACACAGATACCAACAAGATTGAGGAATTTCTGGAGGCAGTGCTGTGCCCTCCCAG GTACCCCAAGCTGGCAGCTCTGAACCCTGAATCCAACACAGCTGGGCTGGACATATTTGCCAAATTCTCTGCCTACATTAAGAATTCAAACCCAGCACTCAATGACA ACCTGGAGAAGGGGCTCCTGAAAGCCCTGAAAGTATTAGACAATTACCTGACATCCCCCCTCCCAGATGAAGTAGATGAGACCAGTGCTGAGGATGAGGGGATCTCTCAGAGGAAATTTCTGGATGGCAATGAGCTCACTCTGGCTGACTGCAATCTGTTGCCCAAGCTCCACATAGTACAG GTGGTATGTAAGAAGTACCGGGGATTCTCCATTCCGGATGTGTTTCGTGGAGTGCATCGATACCTGCGCAATGCCTATGCTAGGGAAGAGTTTGCTTCCACCTGTCCAGATGATGAGGAAATCGAGCTGGCCTATGAGCAAGTGGCCAAGGCCCTCAAATAA
- the DDAH2 gene encoding N(G),N(G)-dimethylarginine dimethylaminohydrolase 2: MGTPGEGLGRCSHALIRGVPESLASGEGAAAGLPALDLAKAQREHGVLGGKLRQRLGLQLVELPPEESLPLGPLLGDTAVIQGDTALITRPWSPARRPEVDGVRKALQDLGLRIVEMGDENATLDGTDVLFTGREFFVGLSKWTNHRGAEIVADTFRDFAVSTVPVTSTSHLRGLCGMGGPRTVVAGSSEAAQKAVRAMAVLTDHPYASLTLPDDAAADCLFLRPGQPGLPPFLLHRGGGDLPNSQEALQKLSDVTLVPVSCSELEKAGAGLSSLCLVLSTRPHN; this comes from the exons ATGGGGACgccaggggaggggctgggccgCTGCTCCCATGCCCTGATCCGGGGGGTCCCGGAGAGCCTGGCGTCGGGGGAGGGTGCAGCAGCTGGCCTCCCAGCTCTGGACCTAGCCAAAGCTCAGAGGGAACATGGGGTGCTGGGGGGTAAGCTGAGGCAGCGATTGGGGCTGCAACTAGTAGAACTGCCTCCTGAAGAGTCGCTGCCGCTGGGACCGCTGCTCGGTGACACCGCCGTGATCCAAGGGGATACGGCTCTAATCACGCGGCCCTGGAGCCCCGCCCGCAGGCCGGAG GTCGATGGAGTCCGCAAAGCCCTCCAGGACCTGGGGCTCCGAATTGTGGAGATGGGGGACGAGAACGCAACGCTGGATGGCACTGATGTTCTCTTCACCG GCCGGGAGTTTTTCGTAGGCCTCTCCAAGTGGACCAATCACCGAGGAGCTGAGATCGTGGCGGACACGTTCCGG GACTTTGCCGTCTCCACGGTGCCCGTCACAAGCACCTCCCACCTGCGTGGCCTCTGCGGTATGGGGGGACCCCGCACCGTGGTGGCGGGTTCCAGCGAAGCTGCCCAAAAAGCTGTCAGG GCAATGGCAGTGTTGACTGATCACCCCTATGCCTCCCTGACCCTCCCGGATGACGCAGCAGCTGACTGTCTCTTTCTGCGTCCTGGGCAGCCCGGcctgccccctttcctcctgcaccGGGGAGGCGGGGACCTGCCCAACAGCCAAGAG GCACTGCAGAAGCTCTCTGACGTCACCCTCGTACCTGTGTCCTGTTCAGAACTGGAGAAGGCCGGCGCTGGGCTCAGTTCCCTCTGCCTGGTGCTCAGCACACGCCCCCACAACTGA
- the MPIG6B gene encoding megakaryocyte and platelet inhibitory receptor G6b isoform X1 — protein sequence MTLVLQLLPLLLLSRALGDPGASLNGHPGDRVNLSCIGVSQPTRWVWAPRFPACKGLSKGRRPILWASPSGTPTVPPAQPFAGRINALDLGIRRLELLLSAGDSGTFICKGRQEEESRTELHVLGDRAYCKALGSSYFQILIPLLGAGLVLGLGVLGWACWRRRRSPPHPPEPTPRFVPLVKAEPQRPEEEEEPKMPGDLDQEPSLLYADLDHMALRSSSRLSPVVPADASTIYAVVV from the exons ATGACCCTGGTTCTgcagctgctgccgctgctgctgctgtcgagGGCCCTGGGGGATCCAGGGG CTTCACTGAACGGCCACCCCGGGGACCGGGTGAATCTCTCCTGCATAGGGGTCTCGCAACCCACCCGTTGGGTCTGGGCACCTAGATTCCCGGCCTGCAAAGGCCTGTCCAAAGGACGCCGCCCGATCCTGTGGGCCTCACCGAGCGGGACCCCCACCGTGCCTCCCGCCCAGCCCTTTGCTGGCCGCATAAATGCCCTGGACCTTGGTATCCGGCGACTGGAGCTGCTCTTGAGTGCGGGGGATTCTGGCACCTTTATCTGCAAGGGTCGCCAAGAGGAGGAGAGCCGTACGGAGCTTCATGTGCTGGGAGACCGGGCCTACTGCAAAGCTCTGG GGTCGTCGTATTTCCAGATTCTGATCCCGCTGCTGGGCGCTGGGCTGGTGCTGGGCCTTGGAGTATTGGGCTGGGCCTGCTGGCGGCGCAG GCGCTCGCCCCCTCATCCGCCTGAACCAACCCCCAGATTTG TTCCACTCGTGAAAGCAGAGCCCCAGAGgccagaagaggaggaagagcccAAGATGCCAGGGGACCTGGATCAGGAGCCG AGCCTGCTCTACGCAGACCTGGATCACATGGCCCTCAGAAGTTCCAGCCGACTGTCCCCAGTGGTCCCTGCTGATGCCTCCACCATCTATGCTGTTGTAGTTTGA
- the MPIG6B gene encoding megakaryocyte and platelet inhibitory receptor G6b isoform X2 encodes MTLVLQLLPLLLLSRALGDPGASLNGHPGDRVNLSCIGVSQPTRWVWAPRFPACKGLSKGRRPILWASPSGTPTVPPAQPFAGRINALDLGIRRLELLLSAGDSGTFICKGRQEEESRTELHVLGDRAYCKALGSSYFQILIPLLGAGLVLGLGVLGWACWRRRRSPPHPPEPTPRFALSPPHSSTRESRAPEARRGGRAQDARGPGSGAEPALRRPGSHGPQKFQPTVPSGPC; translated from the exons ATGACCCTGGTTCTgcagctgctgccgctgctgctgctgtcgagGGCCCTGGGGGATCCAGGGG CTTCACTGAACGGCCACCCCGGGGACCGGGTGAATCTCTCCTGCATAGGGGTCTCGCAACCCACCCGTTGGGTCTGGGCACCTAGATTCCCGGCCTGCAAAGGCCTGTCCAAAGGACGCCGCCCGATCCTGTGGGCCTCACCGAGCGGGACCCCCACCGTGCCTCCCGCCCAGCCCTTTGCTGGCCGCATAAATGCCCTGGACCTTGGTATCCGGCGACTGGAGCTGCTCTTGAGTGCGGGGGATTCTGGCACCTTTATCTGCAAGGGTCGCCAAGAGGAGGAGAGCCGTACGGAGCTTCATGTGCTGGGAGACCGGGCCTACTGCAAAGCTCTGG GGTCGTCGTATTTCCAGATTCTGATCCCGCTGCTGGGCGCTGGGCTGGTGCTGGGCCTTGGAGTATTGGGCTGGGCCTGCTGGCGGCGCAG GCGCTCGCCCCCTCATCCGCCTGAACCAACCCCCAGATTTG CTCTGTCCCCCCCACATAGTTCCACTCGTGAAAGCAGAGCCCCAGAGgccagaagaggaggaagagcccAAGATGCCAGGGGACCTGGATCAGGAGCCG AGCCTGCTCTACGCAGACCTGGATCACATGGCCCTCAGAAGTTCCAGCCGACTGTCCCCAGTGGTCCCTGCTGA